In Candidatus Contubernalis alkalaceticus, the genomic window AAGATGTGCCAGATAATGAAGCAGGCTATCTGGTAATTAAAAAGGCCTGGCCCTCTATAGCCAGGACCGTTTTTGGAGACCATGAGCGTTTCCGCCAGACTTATTTTGATATGCTTCCCGGACTGTATCTCACTGGTGACCAGGCCCGCAGGGACGATGACGGTTACTTCTGGCTCATGGGCCGGATTGACGATGTTATCAACGTTTCCGGCCACAGAATGGGAACCGCAGAAGTGGAAAGCGCACTGGTAGCCCATACCGCTATTGCTGAAGCTGCTGTAGTAGGTTATCCCCATGACATCAAAGGGGAAGGTATTTTCGCTTACTGTATCTTAAAGGATGGCTTTGATCCCAGTGATGAATTAAAAGCAGAGCTGAGGAAGCACGTCCGAACCGTAATCGGACCCATCGCTACTCCAGACTTTATCGTTCTGACCCCTGGACTGCCCAAGACCCGGAGCGGTAAGATCATGAGAAGGATCTTAAGAAAAGTGGCCAGCGGTGAATTTGATGCCATTGGTGATACCTCAACACTGGCAGATCCCTCTGTTGTAGATGCAATTGTTGACCTGAGAAAAGAGTTAGGTTAACAGAAGCTATCGTCTATAATTAAAGTAGTTTCAAATAAAGAAATCCTGGCTTTTTAAGCCAGGATTTCTTTATTTACAGAGGAGAATAATATAAAATGAAGAATATAAACTGTCATTAGAATGATTTTTATTCATAAATCTACGATTGAACCATAAGAGAGGGGCTTTTTGAAATGTTAGAAGAGGCAAAAGTGCCCACGGCAAAACTGAAAAAAACCTGTAAAGAAGGTTTTTTTCAATTTAAAACTACGGAGGAAGTAACTCCCTTCGAAGGTATTATAGGTCAAGAAAGGGCCGTAAAGGCTATGGAGTTTGGGTTGAAGGTAAAGAACCACGGATATAATCTTTTTATGACCGGGGTAACCGGTACCGGAAAATTTAGTTATGCCCAAAACTGTGTTAAGAGCACAGCCGGTCAAGAGTCTGTTCCTGAAGATTGGTGCTATGTTTATAATTTTCAAAATACCAGTCAACCTAAGGCCCTAAACTTTCCGGCAGGTAAGGGGAAAATCTTTTGTGAAGACATTAAAGAACTAACAGACAATATAAAGGAGGAAATTTCCAAAGCCTTTGAGGGTGAGGGTTACGAAAAGGAAAAAGCGGAAATTATTACGGAATTTCAGCAGCAGAGAAATCAGCTTATGGAAGAACTGAGCAGAGCTGCCCAGGAAAAGGACTTTTTCTTGAAAAGAACGCCCACGGGTTTTGTCACTATACCTGTAGTAGATGGGGAGCAGTTGAGTCAGGAGGATTTTGACCAGCTGGAACTGGAAATCAGGGAAGACCTGGAGATAAAGATGAACCAGGTTCAAATCAAAGCTATGGAAGTGACTCGAAAAATTCTCAGCGTGGAAAAGAGAATCAAAGAAAAGCTGAAAGAACTGGAGCAGAAAGTAGGACTGTTTGCGGTAGGAGATTTATTCGATTGTATAAAGGGTAAATATGAAAATTTCCAAAAAGCCGTAGACTACCTGGAGGAAGTGAAAAAAAATGTATTAGAACATCTTGATGACTTCCAGGCAGGAGAGGAAGAACAGCAATTTTCTCTGCCCTGGGGAAAGAAATCAAAATTATCTGAAGAAAGATATAGTGTCAATTTGTTGATAGACCACAGTGAAAGTACCGGTGCCCCGGTGGTCATTGAAACTAATCCTACCTTTTATAACCTGGTTGGGAAATTAGAGTATGAGAGCCAGTTTGGGATGGTAGTTACTGATTTTACGATGATTAAACCCGGGTCTCTGCACCTTGCCAATGGAGGGTATCTTATTATTCATGCCATGGATCTTTTGAATAATTACCATTCCTGGGATGTCTTAAAAAGAGTGATTAAAAACAAAGAACTAAGAATTGAAAACCTGCAGGAACAGATTGGATTGGTAGCAGTATCTGCCTTAAGGCCTGAACCGATTCCTATCAAGGTGAAGGTAATAGTAATCGGCAGTCCATACCTTTATCGGCTGCTGTTCCATCACGATGAAGATTTTAGAAAGCTCTTTAAGATAAAGGTGGATTTTGATACTGAAATGGATAGAACCGAGGAAAACCAGCAGCTGCTGGCAGGGTTTATCAGCTGTTTCTGTGAGAAAGCCGGGCTTAAACATGTTACTCGTCAGGCGGTAGGGAAAGTGGTGGAATTCAGTTCCCGTTTGGCAGGTCATCAGGAGAAAATGACTACCCGGTTCAGTGAATTAATTGAAATCCTTTATGAAGCAGATGGTTGGTCCTCCATGGAAAATGCTGACCTAATTACCGCAGAGCACATCAAAAAGGCCTATGAAGAAAAGGTCTACCGTTCCAACAAACTGGAGAAAAAAATACATGAGCTGTTCAAAGAAGGTACTTACCTTATTGATGTTCAAGGGGAAAAGGTGGGACAGGTGAATGCTCTTTCTGTGGTGGGCTTAGGAGACTACATGTTCGGTAGGCCTAGTAGAATCACCGCAGTCACTCATTTGGGTAGGAGAGGTATTGTAAACATTGAGCGGGAAGTTAAGATGAGTGGAAAGATACATAATAAAGGGGTGTTGATTCTGGGGGGATACCTGGCGGCTGCCTATGCCCAGGAAATACCTCTTACTCTGTCGGCTACTCTGACTTTTGAACAGCTTTATGAAGGGGTAGAAGGGGATAGTGCTTCCAGCACCGAACTTTATGCCCTGCTGTCCAGCCTGGCTGGATTACCCTTGAGGCAGGACATCTCAGTTACCGGTTCCGTCAATCAAATGGGAGAAATTCAGCCTATAGGGGGAGTAAATGAAAAAATTGAAGGGTTTTTTACGGTTTGTAAAATGATTGGTCTTACCGGAACCCAGGGGGTTATGATACCCCATCAAAATGTAGTTAACCTTATGCTTTCCGATGAAGTGATCGAAGCTGTGGAAAGAGAAGAATTTCATATTTATGCAGTAAAAAATATTAACCAGGGAATAGAATTATTAACCGGGATTCCTGCAGGTAAGATTAACCAACAGGGAGTATATCCGGAAAATACAGTTAATTACCTTGTTGACAGGAAGTTAAAGCAGTATAATAAAGCTATTACCCGGCAGGGTAGGGATAACCAGACAGTTGAAAATAATGGTAAAGAAAATAGTTAACTATAGGAACTTGAAGGAAGGGTTACATGGAAAATCAGTTAATCACCGTAGAAGAATTCATAACTACTAAAGAATCACTTCTCCTGGTGGATGTCAGGTCTCCCCTGGAGTATAAAAGGGCATCTATCCCCGGTGCTGTTAATATCCCTCTCTTTAATGAAGAGGAGAGAGCTCAAGTGGGGATTATATATAAAGAGAAAGGCACTATGGAGGCAAAGATGAAGGGGGTAGAAATTGTTGCTCCCAAGCTTTACTCCATGGTTCAGCAGGTAAGGGAAAAATCTCAAGATTCTTCCCTGGTGTTTTACTGTTGGCGGGGAGGGCTTAGGAGCAAGTTTTTATTAAAGATATTTGATTTTTTGGGTTTTAATGTTTTTCAGCTAAAAGGCGGTTATAAAGCCTATCGGCGGTTTATCTACAAGCAGTTAGCAGATTATAATTTAAAACAAAAATTTATAGTATTAAATGGCCTTACCGGAACGGGAAAAACAGAGATTATCAATAGGTTAGCCCAACAAGGTTGGCCGGTTATCGACCTGGAGGGTTTGGCCCGACACAGGGGTTCCTTGTTTGGAAATATTGGCCTCAGTGCGCCCAGAAGTCAGAAAGACTTTGAAGCAATGTTGTGGCACAAACTACATCAATTCCAGGATGAGCCCTATATTATTATTGAAGGGGAGGGGAAACGTATCGGCCCCATTTTCCTACCTTCTTTTATGGTGGAAGGGATTAGGGAAGGGATTCATGTACTGCTTCAGGCCTCCTTAAAAACCCGGACAGAGCGTATTTTAAAAGAATATGGTTCATTGGCTAAAGAGGTCATTATAGAAGAGGCCCAGGGCCCAATTCGTTATCTGGAAAGAACTTTGGGAAGAGAAAAAGTCCAAATACTTTTGGAACTTTTATATAATGGGGATTTTTACAATGTGGTGAAAAATCTCTGTAGGGATCATTATGACCACAAATATGAGGATTCCAAAATTGATAATAATGTCTTTTATTTAATAGTAGATGCTGAAGATGACCGGCAGGCAGCACAAAAGATTGATGAGTTTGTTAAAAAGCTTTTAATTAAGGAACAAACAATTAAGGTGTAACGGAGGCATTTTTATGAGTCAGTATGGAAAGCTTGCCAAGGTATACGATTATCTGATGTCCGGGGTAGATTATAATGATTGGGCAGACTATATTTTTACCATAGCCGTTAAGTTTGGCCTTAATCCTAAGGTTATCTTAGATTTGGCCTGTGGAACAGGAAACTCTTCACTGTCTTTGGCTAAAAAAGGGTATCAGGTGATAGGAGTAGATATTTCTCCAGAAATGTTGGAGGTAGCTAAAAGAAAGGCAGCTGCAGAAAAAATAAAAATAGAATTTATCCAACAGGATATGCGCCAATTAAAACTTCCTTATTCCCATAGCATTGACATGGTGACAGCATATCAGGACGGCCTTAATTATATGCTTGAGGATTCAGATTTGTTGGAAGTGCTAAAAAGGGTCTATCAGATCTTAAGCCCTGGGGGCCTGTTCATATTTGATATTAATTCAGTGGACAAATTACCTGCTTCATCAGGAGAGACAACCTGTTATGATGAAGAGCAGATGACTTTGATTTGGGAATCATCTTATGACAAACAGGGAGATATCTGGGAGATTGTTTTGACTGGTTTTTTGAAAAGGGACAATGGGTATTATGAAAAGTTTAAGGAAACACATCGGGAAAAGTACCACACCCGATCAAAGGTATTGGATTATTTGAAGCAAACAGGATATGAAGTACTGGCGGTATATAATGCCTTTACCCTGGAGGAAGGCAGAGATTCTGATAAAAGACTTTATTATGTGGCTAGAAAAGGCAGCGAAGTCAAATGAATGTAGTCCTGGTAGAACCGGAAATCCCACAAAATGTTGGCAATATTTCCCGTACCTGTGTCTTGACCGGTACTCCTTTGCATCTGGTTAAGCCCTTAGGTTTTTCTCTGGAGGACCGTTACTTAAAAAGGGCCGGGTTGGATTATTGGCCTTACCTTAAACTTTACCTGTATGACAGTTATGAGGAGTTTGAAAAAAAGCACCAAGGGAAAAGATTTCTTCTGGCTACTGTCCGGGGAGGAAAACTTTATAATCAGGTTAATTACCAAAAAGAAGATTTTTTGCTTTTTGGCAAAGAGACCAGGGGGTTGGCTCCGGATATCATAGAAAAATATAAAGACAATACTTTGAGAATCCCCATGGGGGAGCTTCCCAGGTCTTTGAACTTGTCCAATTCTGTAGCTGTTATCCTTTACGAAGCATTAAGACAGCAGGGCTTTCCCGGGCTGGAGTAATGATTTGCTTGGCATGAGGCATTGTAGCAGTCGTTGGAAGCAGTTACTTGGATGGGGCACTATATTATAACAGAGAATAACGGGTAAACCCTGGGGTATAATAGGGTAAAGTTTTTATAAAGGCTTAGAAGATAAAAAGGAAATGCCTTTTAAAAAGTAGAATTGATAAAGTAAATAAGAATAAAATGGAGGGGTGGAAAAAAAATGAATATTTATGATCACATTCATGCCCTGGCCGATGCCCTCAAAAATTCCAATGAATTTAATAATTACAAGGAAGCTAAGGAAAAACTGGAGGCCGACCCAAAAGCAAAAGAGATGTTTTTAGATTTTAGGAAGTTTCAATTTGAATTTCAAAAAGATCAAATGGAAGGAAAGCAGGTTGAAGAGGGGAAGACAGAAAAGTTAAAGAGCATGTATGAAGTTCTTAACTTAAATATTACGGTTAGGGAATACCTGGCGGCAGAATATCAGTTCGGAAAAATTATGGCTGATATCAGCAAGATATTGGGAGAGGCCGTGGGGCTGGAGGAACTTGAGCAGATGACCGGAAGCAGTTAAAGAGTATAACAAAATAAAACAGCAGCTGACATCAGCTGCTGTTTTTAATTGCGTTATCTTCATTCATGTAAAGGTTAATCACAACCTTTAGGGTAGCTGCAAAGGGTATGGCCAGGATGATTCCCAGGATTCCCATAAGTCTAGCTCCAATTAGTATAGAAACAATTATGGTAAAGGGTTTGACGTCTACTGCTTTTCCCAAAAGGAGCGGTGTAAGCACGAAGGCGTCCAGGGCCTGGATAAACACATAAAATATCATGATTACAATAGAGCCCGGGGTATCTGGGGATAAACTGATTAAAACTGCAGGGACTGCAGCAATATAAGGTCCGATATAATAAATAATGTTCATTAATCCCGCAAAGACTCCCAGAACAAAATAAAAAGGCAGTCCCATAATAAACAGCCCTAAACCAGTTAATAGTCCCACAAAGGTGCAGCGCAGGATATTTCCCCGCAGGTAAGCTCCTACTTTTTCATCCAGGACTATTAAAATTTTGGTGGCCTGCTGCCGGTAAGGAGTGGGAATAGCCTTGATTATACCCCGGCGAATCCTTCCCAGGTCCTTTAAAAGATAAAAAACCAGGAATAAGACAATAAATACTTCAGAAAGTCGGGAAAAGAGGGCAAAGGTTATAGAGGTAGCCTGATTTAACAGCTGCTGGAGGTTAGCTGGAGCCTGCCTGATAAAGGTTTCCAGCACCTCTTCAAACTCAGGGTTCTGAATCATTTGAACAAATTCAAAAATTGTAGGTTGAAGCTGAACTATATACCTGGGAAGCAGTTGAGTCAGCTGGACAATTTCATCAAACATAATTGGGATAACCAAATAAAACATCAAGATAAAGAAAGCCAGAAGAGCCAGATAGACCAGTCCAACAGACAACCAGTGGGGTACTTTCTTTTTAACTAGAAAAGAGACAGTGGGGCTGATGGCATAGACTATCAAAACGCTGATAAAAACAAGGTTAATTACCCAGAATAATTCACCAACCAGCCATATGGCTCCGATTAGAAAAAAAACGGTAAAGATTATTTTTAATGCAAGCTTGTACTGTTTATCCATGTAACTGCCTCCAAGAGATAGAATTATTAACAAGCTTAATTATAATATATAATCTCAGTGAAGGCAAAATTGTTTCTAATCGGTCTGTAGTTCCGGCAGGTATTCTGCTTCCAGGTTAAAGATTACTTTTTCAGCCATAATGACGGATCTTACTTTTATCAAAAAGTTTTTTTCTTCTACCTCTATGAGTCGTTCATCCAGTAATTTAAAGACCAGCTTCGGGTTGATTTCATCGATTTCCTGCCCGATTAGTGTTTTAACAATTTCTCGGATTTGTTTTTTCAACTCTAACTCTGTAAAGGAATCTATATGATTGTTTACAGAATAAAGATTGGTTATTACATCATTTACTACCATGAATTGCTGGGATTTTAATCTTTCTTCATGATTTTTTAGTATTTCTAAGGTATCATACAGTTCTATTCTCCACCTTTCTTTTTCATAGTGCAGACGGTTCATTTCTTTTCCTAGCATTGTCTGCATGAGGAATAATCCCAGCAGCACTCCTAGAAAAAAACAGGCAAACAATTTCTGTTTCAATGTTTAATCTCCCCCTGTAAGCATTACAATTAGAAGATATCCTAAATGGGCACCATAAAAAGCGCTTAAAATAAAGAGAAATTGTTTAACCAGATTGCTCAATTGACCATCAAGAAAACCGATCTCTATTGCTTTAATAGCCACAAAGGTCCCACCAATAGCGGAAACAATAGCCCAAATTTTTAATTTTTCCGCTAAATCCAGCATTATTTTCAGTGGTGGGTCATGACAAAAAATTGCTCCTAAGGACCCGATAAAAGAACCCCCTAAAATGACACCCAGGGCGATAAAAAAACTGTATACCAGGGTATGGATGAACTTTTCCACAGCATCACTCCGCTTTAGAAATTAATCTTTGTATATGATATTTAAAACGAATCTTTCTTATTCCTGGCTATTTCATCTTGTACCGTCAGGATAAAATAATGCTTAATTATCATGAAAATAACTGATATAATTAAAGGGGCAAATGTTTGGGCTCAAGATTGGTTATTGTTTTTAGGATTTACTTGGAAATTCAACCAAAAAATACTTTAATGCAGCGTAAAAAGGTAAAATGAGGGATATATCTATGGGAGAAAATAAGAACGGCAGCTGTTATGATGGGCAGTTTGTTCATTTACATACTCATTCTGAATACAGTCTTCTGGACGGAGCATCCCGGGTAAAAGACCTGGTGAAAAAAGCAAAAAGCTTTAATAACCCGGCAATTGCCATTACAGATCACGGGGTAATGTACGGAGTAATTGATTTTTATAAAGCCGCCGTAAAGGCAGGGATTAAACCCGTTATAGGCTGTGAGGTTTATGTGGCCCGCCGTACTCGTTTTGATCGGGTCCCCCGGGTTGATGACAATTCTTATCATCTGGTTTTGCTGGCAAAAAATCAGCAGGGTTACAGGAACCTGATGAAGGTTGTTACCAAGGGGTTTTTGGAGGGGTTCTATTACAAGCCCAGGGTAGATTTTGATCTGCTCAAGGAGAATACAGAGGGTCTCATCTGCCTCAGCGGTTGTTTGGCCGGAGAGGTTGCTCAGCTGGTTTTAAAAGATAAAATCTCAGAGGCGGAGACGCTGGCCTGCAGTTATCAGGATATATTTGGACCAGGCAGCTATTATCTGGAAATTCAGGACCATTTTATCCCTGAACAAAAGAAGGTAAACCGTGGACTGGTTAATATCAGTGAAAGGACCGGAATACCATTGGTGGCCACCAATGACAGCCACTATTTAGAAAAGGCGGATGCTTCCGTGCATGATGTTCTCCTTTGTGTGCAGACGGGGAAAACTGTGGAGGATGAAGACCGCATGAAGTTTCCCGGGAGTGAGTTCTATTTAAAATCTCCTGATGAAATGTATTCGCTGTTTACTGAACAGCCACAAGCTTTATCAAATACTCTAGTGATTGCTGAACAGTGCAATTTGGAATTTGATTTCAGCCAAACTTATTTACCTCACTATGATATTCCTGAGGGTTATGACGATAAATCTTATTTAAGAAAACTCTGTGACGAAGGTTTGAAAAAGAAGTTTTCCGAGATTACCCCTGAACTGGAGGATCGGTTAAATTATGAACTAAGGGTAATTTCAGAGATGGGATATGATAGTTATTTTCTGATTGTCTGGGATTTTGTGAAATATGCTCTGGAAAACAATATATTGGTGGGCCCGGGAAGGGGTTCGGCGGCGGGCAGCCTGGTTGCCTATTGTCTTTCTATAACCAACATTAATCCCTTGAAATACGGACTTCTGTTTGAACGTTTTTTAAATCCTGAAAGGGTAAGCATGCCGGATATTGATATTGATTTTTGTTATGAACTCCGGGAAAAAGTGATTGATTATGTGGTCCAAAAATATGGAGAGGCCCAAGTAGCTCAAATTATTACCTTTGGAACTATGGCCGCCCGGGCTGCAGTGAGGGATGTTGGCAGAGCTTTAAATATCCCTTATCCAGAGGTGGACAAGATAGCCAAAATGATTCCTTTTGAACCAGGGGTAACTATTGAAAAGGCCCTTTTGAACGAAGATCTAAAGGAGCTGACTAAAAAGGATGCTACCATAAAAAAATTGCTGAGTATTTCCCGCTCCCTGGAAGGCCTGCCCAGGCACGCCTCTACCCATGCTGCCGGGGTAGTAATATCCAAGGAACCTCTGGTAAACTATGTGCCGCTGCAAAAGACGGCCGATGCCGGAAATGTAACTCAATTTCCCATGGGGACCCTGGAGGAATTGGGATTATTAAAGATGGACTTTTTAGGTTTGAAGACACTCACGGTAATGCAGGAAACAGTAGATATATTAGAACATTCACAGGATAAGAAAATTGAACTTATGGAGATCCCCCTAAAGGATGCCAAAACCTTTGAACTGCTTTCCCAGGGAAACACTGCAGGGATTTTTCAGTTGGAAAGTGCCGGGATGAGGAACATATTGAAAGAACTTAAACCCAGTAAGTTTGAAGATATCATTGCGGTGGTAGCTCTATACCGACCGGGGCCCATGGAACAGATTCCTACCTTCATTGATAGTAAACACGGGAAAAAACCCATTACATACCTGCATCCCCGGTTG contains:
- a CDS encoding AI-2E family transporter, with translation MDKQYKLALKIIFTVFFLIGAIWLVGELFWVINLVFISVLIVYAISPTVSFLVKKKVPHWLSVGLVYLALLAFFILMFYLVIPIMFDEIVQLTQLLPRYIVQLQPTIFEFVQMIQNPEFEEVLETFIRQAPANLQQLLNQATSITFALFSRLSEVFIVLFLVFYLLKDLGRIRRGIIKAIPTPYRQQATKILIVLDEKVGAYLRGNILRCTFVGLLTGLGLFIMGLPFYFVLGVFAGLMNIIYYIGPYIAAVPAVLISLSPDTPGSIVIMIFYVFIQALDAFVLTPLLLGKAVDVKPFTIIVSILIGARLMGILGIILAIPFAATLKVVINLYMNEDNAIKNSS
- a CDS encoding YlbF family regulator, which produces MNIYDHIHALADALKNSNEFNNYKEAKEKLEADPKAKEMFLDFRKFQFEFQKDQMEGKQVEEGKTEKLKSMYEVLNLNITVREYLAAEYQFGKIMADISKILGEAVGLEELEQMTGSS
- a CDS encoding tRNA (cytidine(34)-2'-O)-methyltransferase; the encoded protein is MNVVLVEPEIPQNVGNISRTCVLTGTPLHLVKPLGFSLEDRYLKRAGLDYWPYLKLYLYDSYEEFEKKHQGKRFLLATVRGGKLYNQVNYQKEDFLLFGKETRGLAPDIIEKYKDNTLRIPMGELPRSLNLSNSVAVILYEALRQQGFPGLE
- the mnmH gene encoding tRNA 2-selenouridine(34) synthase MnmH; this encodes MENQLITVEEFITTKESLLLVDVRSPLEYKRASIPGAVNIPLFNEEERAQVGIIYKEKGTMEAKMKGVEIVAPKLYSMVQQVREKSQDSSLVFYCWRGGLRSKFLLKIFDFLGFNVFQLKGGYKAYRRFIYKQLADYNLKQKFIVLNGLTGTGKTEIINRLAQQGWPVIDLEGLARHRGSLFGNIGLSAPRSQKDFEAMLWHKLHQFQDEPYIIIEGEGKRIGPIFLPSFMVEGIREGIHVLLQASLKTRTERILKEYGSLAKEVIIEEAQGPIRYLERTLGREKVQILLELLYNGDFYNVVKNLCRDHYDHKYEDSKIDNNVFYLIVDAEDDRQAAQKIDEFVKKLLIKEQTIKV
- a CDS encoding class I SAM-dependent DNA methyltransferase, producing MSQYGKLAKVYDYLMSGVDYNDWADYIFTIAVKFGLNPKVILDLACGTGNSSLSLAKKGYQVIGVDISPEMLEVAKRKAAAEKIKIEFIQQDMRQLKLPYSHSIDMVTAYQDGLNYMLEDSDLLEVLKRVYQILSPGGLFIFDINSVDKLPASSGETTCYDEEQMTLIWESSYDKQGDIWEIVLTGFLKRDNGYYEKFKETHREKYHTRSKVLDYLKQTGYEVLAVYNAFTLEEGRDSDKRLYYVARKGSEVK
- a CDS encoding DNA polymerase III subunit alpha; amino-acid sequence: MGENKNGSCYDGQFVHLHTHSEYSLLDGASRVKDLVKKAKSFNNPAIAITDHGVMYGVIDFYKAAVKAGIKPVIGCEVYVARRTRFDRVPRVDDNSYHLVLLAKNQQGYRNLMKVVTKGFLEGFYYKPRVDFDLLKENTEGLICLSGCLAGEVAQLVLKDKISEAETLACSYQDIFGPGSYYLEIQDHFIPEQKKVNRGLVNISERTGIPLVATNDSHYLEKADASVHDVLLCVQTGKTVEDEDRMKFPGSEFYLKSPDEMYSLFTEQPQALSNTLVIAEQCNLEFDFSQTYLPHYDIPEGYDDKSYLRKLCDEGLKKKFSEITPELEDRLNYELRVISEMGYDSYFLIVWDFVKYALENNILVGPGRGSAAGSLVAYCLSITNINPLKYGLLFERFLNPERVSMPDIDIDFCYELREKVIDYVVQKYGEAQVAQIITFGTMAARAAVRDVGRALNIPYPEVDKIAKMIPFEPGVTIEKALLNEDLKELTKKDATIKKLLSISRSLEGLPRHASTHAAGVVISKEPLVNYVPLQKTADAGNVTQFPMGTLEELGLLKMDFLGLKTLTVMQETVDILEHSQDKKIELMEIPLKDAKTFELLSQGNTAGIFQLESAGMRNILKELKPSKFEDIIAVVALYRPGPMEQIPTFIDSKHGKKPITYLHPRLEPILKETYGVMVYQEQIMQVAAEMAGFTLGQADLLRRAIGKKKMEILTEQREIFVKGCVDKSFPEKLGNDLYDLIVKFASYGFNKSHAAAYAMISYQTAYLKANYPLEFMAALLTGNMSNTDKITAYVDDCRRQGIEVLPPDVNESFSNFTVVEGKIRFGLAAVKNVGLSSIESIIETRERIGHFKSLRHFCNEVDLRSCNKKNVESLIKSGAFDSLGSYRSQLMAVMDETLARAQSYHKDRKNGQLSMFELFSEEEDWNMSRDILPELEDLTMKEKLSFEKELLGLYISGHPLDQYREILEAQAVSMKDLKDLRELGRVTLGGIIHNIKPLVTKNGKSMAFLTLEDLGGEVEVVVFPELFEQSRELLKSENVISLTGKIDRNSEDEVKIIGEKIQPLNKVQKQLYLRICNGDKNYLFALKDILVSRQGEIPVYLYFNENNKLVLTKKEFWVPEDDNLLVRLQELLGKSNIVLKEVSL
- a CDS encoding YtrH family sporulation protein; amino-acid sequence: MEKFIHTLVYSFFIALGVILGGSFIGSLGAIFCHDPPLKIMLDLAEKLKIWAIVSAIGGTFVAIKAIEIGFLDGQLSNLVKQFLFILSAFYGAHLGYLLIVMLTGGD
- a CDS encoding Lon protease family protein is translated as MLEEAKVPTAKLKKTCKEGFFQFKTTEEVTPFEGIIGQERAVKAMEFGLKVKNHGYNLFMTGVTGTGKFSYAQNCVKSTAGQESVPEDWCYVYNFQNTSQPKALNFPAGKGKIFCEDIKELTDNIKEEISKAFEGEGYEKEKAEIITEFQQQRNQLMEELSRAAQEKDFFLKRTPTGFVTIPVVDGEQLSQEDFDQLELEIREDLEIKMNQVQIKAMEVTRKILSVEKRIKEKLKELEQKVGLFAVGDLFDCIKGKYENFQKAVDYLEEVKKNVLEHLDDFQAGEEEQQFSLPWGKKSKLSEERYSVNLLIDHSESTGAPVVIETNPTFYNLVGKLEYESQFGMVVTDFTMIKPGSLHLANGGYLIIHAMDLLNNYHSWDVLKRVIKNKELRIENLQEQIGLVAVSALRPEPIPIKVKVIVIGSPYLYRLLFHHDEDFRKLFKIKVDFDTEMDRTEENQQLLAGFISCFCEKAGLKHVTRQAVGKVVEFSSRLAGHQEKMTTRFSELIEILYEADGWSSMENADLITAEHIKKAYEEKVYRSNKLEKKIHELFKEGTYLIDVQGEKVGQVNALSVVGLGDYMFGRPSRITAVTHLGRRGIVNIEREVKMSGKIHNKGVLILGGYLAAAYAQEIPLTLSATLTFEQLYEGVEGDSASSTELYALLSSLAGLPLRQDISVTGSVNQMGEIQPIGGVNEKIEGFFTVCKMIGLTGTQGVMIPHQNVVNLMLSDEVIEAVEREEFHIYAVKNINQGIELLTGIPAGKINQQGVYPENTVNYLVDRKLKQYNKAITRQGRDNQTVENNGKENS